A stretch of the Aegilops tauschii subsp. strangulata cultivar AL8/78 chromosome 4, Aet v6.0, whole genome shotgun sequence genome encodes the following:
- the LOC109784210 gene encoding protein HEAT STRESS TOLERANT DWD 1, with the protein MGRTVKKAGKSKSKKGKGTKKADASSSAAAAVASGPAKVWQPGVDALEEGEELQFDPEAYNYLRGFSIGWPCLSFDVVQDQLGLVRSEFPHTLYGVAGTQAEKAPWNYIGVFKLSNINGKKREPIPSSKVDADSDMDSDSSSDEEEEEETNEDIKPILHLKKVAHAGCVNRIRSMTQQPHICATWGDTGHVQVWDFKSFLNSVADSGPVAHKEDDIIHNHVPLKIFNGHKDEGYAIDWSPLVTGRLVSGDCNSCIHLWEPSSSTWDVDTKPFVGHSASVEDLQWSPTEGDVFASCSVDGKICIWDVRTEKKPCMPIKAHNADVNVVSWNRLASCMIASGCDDGSFSIRDLRFIKDDGAVVAHFEYHKHPITSVEWSPHEASTLAVSSADHQLTIWDLSLEKDAEEEAEFRAKMKEQANAPEDLPPQLLFVHQGQKDLKELHWHPQIPGMIVSTAADGFNVLMPSNIDTTIAGADKPTLAPLG; encoded by the exons ATGGGTCGCACAGTCAAGAAGGCCGGCAAGTCCAAGTCGAAGAAGGGCAAG GGAACGAAGAAGGCTGATGCTTCATCGTCTGCTGCCGCTGCGGTGGCTTCTGGTCCGGCAAAG GTGTGGCAACCAGGTGTAGATGCACTGGAGGAGGGAGAGGAGCTCCAGTTTGATCCCGAGGCTTACAACTATCTCCGAGGATTTAGTATTGGTTGGCCTTGCTTGAG CTTTGATGTTGTACAAGATCAACTTGGGCTTGTCCGATCAGAGTTCCCACACACATTATATGGCGTTGCTGGAACTCAG GCTGAAAAGGCTCCATGGAATTATATTGGCGTATTCAAGCTTTCCAACATAAACGGGAAGAAGCGGGAACCTATACCATCTTCAAAAGTTGATGCTGACAGTGATATGGATAGTGATAGCAGcagtgatgaagaagaagaggaggaaacTAATGAGGATATAAAGCCCATCCTACAT CTAAAAAAGGTGGCCCATGCGGGGTGTGTAAACAGGATACGCTCAATGACTCAACAACCACACATATGTGCTACATGGGGAGACACAGGTCATGTTCAG GTGTGGGACTTCAAATCCTTCCTTAACTCAGTAGCAGATTCAGGGCCAGTTGCACACAAAGAAGACGACATAATCCATAATCATGTACCTTTGAAAATATTCAATGGCCATAAAGATGAAGGATATGCAATTGATTGGAGTCCACTTGTTACTGGAAGACTTGTTTCTG GTGATTGCAACAGTTGCATTCATCTCTGGGAACCATCTTCGAGCACTTGGGACGTAGATACAAAACCATTTGTTGGACACTCCGCAAGCGTTGAAGATCTACAG TGGAGTCCCACAGAAGGCGACGTATTTGCCTCTTGTTCAGTGGATGGAAAGATATGTATTTGGGATGTTAGGACAGAGAAGAAACCCTGTATGCCTATTAAGGCTCACAATGCTGATGTTAACGTTGTCTCCTGGAATCG GCTAGCTAGCTGTATGATAGCTTCAGGATGTGATGATGGCAGTTTCTCAATTCGTGATCTTAGATTTATCAAG GATGACGGCGCAGTGGTAGCGCATTTCGAGTACCACAAGCACCCAATTACATCTGTGGAATGGAGTCCACATGAAGCATCAACTTTGGCTGTATCATCTGCTGATCATCAACTCAC AATTTGGGATCTTTCATTGGAAAAAGATGCAGAAGAGGAAGCTGAGTTCAGAGCAAAGATGAAAGAGCAGGCAAATGCTCCTGAAGATTTGCCCCCACAACTTCTCTTTGTTCACCAG GGCCAGAAAGATTTGAAAGAACTGCACTGGCATCCACAGATACCTGGGATGATCGTGTCGACGGCAGCCGATGGCTTCAACGTGCTGATGCCCAGCAACATAGACACAACCATAGCTGGGGCAGACAAGCCTACTTTGGCGCCACTTGGCTAA